In Comamonadaceae bacterium OS-1, a single window of DNA contains:
- the nagR_3 gene encoding HTH-type transcriptional repressor NagR encodes MGALPCYRSPMPAKRTSPPASAASTPPMVRYQHIKDFVAGKIQDGTWSPGDRLPSENDLVLQFGMSRMTVNRALRELQEQGRIRRVAGVGSFVADDKPQANLLQIARLADDIRRRGHDYQCQMVTHERISATLEVAAALGLHTGESVFHTVCVHLEDGVAMQLEDRFVNPRMAPEFGNQDFSQEQPSDYLVRTVLFDQMEHVVDAVLPSAEQAALLQMDAHQPCLLLTRRTWMRDVPITLVRCLHPGARYRLGSRFRTDGNAVTS; translated from the coding sequence ATGGGAGCCCTGCCCTGTTATCGTAGTCCCATGCCCGCAAAACGCACTTCTCCTCCGGCCTCCGCCGCCTCCACGCCGCCCATGGTGCGCTACCAGCACATCAAGGACTTTGTGGCCGGCAAGATCCAGGACGGCACCTGGTCCCCCGGCGACCGCCTGCCGTCCGAAAACGACCTGGTGCTGCAGTTCGGCATGTCGCGCATGACCGTCAACCGCGCGCTGCGCGAGCTGCAGGAGCAGGGCCGCATCCGCCGCGTAGCCGGGGTGGGCAGCTTTGTGGCCGACGACAAACCCCAGGCCAACCTGCTGCAGATCGCCCGCCTGGCCGACGACATCCGCCGTCGCGGCCACGACTACCAGTGCCAGATGGTCACCCACGAGCGCATTTCGGCCACGCTGGAAGTGGCGGCCGCTTTGGGCCTGCACACCGGCGAGTCGGTGTTCCATACCGTCTGCGTGCACCTGGAAGACGGCGTGGCCATGCAGCTCGAAGACCGCTTCGTCAACCCGCGCATGGCCCCCGAGTTCGGCAACCAGGATTTCAGCCAGGAGCAGCCCTCCGACTACCTGGTGCGCACCGTGCTGTTCGACCAGATGGAGCACGTGGTGGACGCCGTGCTGCCCAGCGCCGAGCAGGCCGCCCTGCTGCAAATGGATGCACACCAGCCCTGCCTGCTGCTGACCCGCCGCACCTGGATGCGCGATGTCCCCATCACCCTGGTGCGCTGCCTGCACCCCGGCGCACGCTACCGGCTGGGCAGCCGTTTCCGTACCGATGGGAATGCGGTGACCAGCTGA
- the hutU gene encoding urocanate hydratase translates to MTTTLQDPRFDASRVIRAPRGSTLTCKNWIAEAAYRMLQNNLDAEVAEDPKNLVVYGGIGRAARNWACFDQILASLKVLEEDETLLIQSGKPVGVFKTHANAPRVLIANSNLVPQWANWEHFHELDRKGLFMYGQMTAGSWIYIGSQGIVQGTFETFVEAGKQHYNNDWAGKWILTAGLGGMGGAQPLAATLAGAVSLNIECQQSSIDFRLRTRYVDKQARDIDHALELIAQHCAAKEAVSIALLGNAAEVLPELVKRAKAGAIRPDLVTDQTSAHDLVNGYLPTGWSVADWKAAQKDPAQHAALTAAAAQGCAVHVQAMLDFQAMGIPTVDYGNNIRQVAFDTGVKNAFDFPGFVPAYIRPMFCEGKGPFRWVALSGDPEDIFKTDAKIKELFPDNHHTHRWLDMARERIAFQGLPARICWLGLGERHIAGLAFNEMVKNGELKAPIVIGRDHLDTGSVASPNRETESMMDGTDAVSDWPLLNALLNTAGGASWVSLHHGGGVGMGYSQHSGMVIVADGTDAAAKRLARVLVNDSGSGVMRHADAGYEIAIATAKKQGLNLPMVK, encoded by the coding sequence ATGACCACCACCCTTCAAGACCCCCGCTTCGATGCCAGCCGCGTCATCCGCGCCCCGCGTGGCAGCACACTGACCTGCAAAAACTGGATTGCCGAGGCGGCCTACCGCATGCTGCAAAACAACCTCGATGCCGAGGTGGCCGAAGACCCGAAAAACCTGGTGGTCTACGGCGGCATTGGCCGCGCCGCCCGCAACTGGGCCTGCTTTGACCAGATCCTGGCCTCGCTGAAAGTTTTGGAAGAGGATGAGACCCTGCTGATCCAGTCTGGCAAGCCGGTCGGCGTGTTCAAAACCCACGCCAACGCCCCCCGCGTGCTGATCGCCAACTCCAACCTGGTGCCCCAGTGGGCCAATTGGGAGCACTTCCACGAACTCGACCGCAAAGGCCTGTTCATGTACGGCCAGATGACGGCAGGCAGCTGGATCTACATCGGCAGCCAGGGTATCGTGCAAGGCACCTTTGAGACCTTTGTCGAAGCGGGCAAGCAACACTACAACAACGACTGGGCGGGCAAATGGATTTTGACCGCGGGCCTGGGCGGCATGGGCGGCGCGCAACCCCTGGCCGCCACGCTGGCCGGGGCCGTGTCGCTGAACATCGAATGCCAGCAAAGCAGCATCGACTTCCGCCTGCGCACCCGCTACGTGGACAAGCAGGCCCGCGACATCGACCATGCACTCGAACTCATCGCGCAGCATTGCGCCGCCAAGGAAGCCGTGTCCATCGCCCTGCTGGGCAACGCCGCCGAGGTGCTGCCCGAGCTGGTGAAACGTGCAAAAGCGGGCGCTATCCGCCCCGACCTGGTGACCGACCAAACCTCGGCCCACGATCTGGTCAACGGCTACCTGCCCACCGGCTGGAGCGTGGCCGACTGGAAGGCCGCGCAAAAAGACCCGGCCCAGCACGCCGCCTTGACCGCCGCCGCCGCCCAGGGTTGCGCCGTGCACGTGCAAGCCATGCTGGACTTCCAGGCCATGGGCATCCCCACGGTGGACTATGGCAACAACATCCGCCAGGTGGCCTTTGACACCGGCGTGAAGAACGCCTTCGACTTCCCCGGCTTTGTGCCCGCCTACATCCGCCCCATGTTCTGCGAAGGCAAGGGGCCGTTTCGCTGGGTGGCCTTGTCGGGCGACCCGGAAGACATCTTCAAGACCGATGCCAAGATCAAGGAACTCTTCCCCGACAACCACCACACCCACCGCTGGCTGGACATGGCGCGCGAACGCATCGCCTTCCAGGGTCTACCCGCACGCATTTGCTGGCTGGGCCTGGGCGAGCGCCACATTGCCGGTCTGGCCTTCAACGAGATGGTGAAAAACGGCGAACTCAAAGCCCCCATCGTGATTGGCCGCGACCACCTGGACACGGGTTCTGTCGCCAGCCCGAACCGCGAAACCGAATCCATGATGGACGGCACCGATGCAGTGAGTGACTGGCCACTGCTGAACGCCCTGCTCAACACTGCGGGTGGTGCCAGCTGGGTCAGCTTGCACCACGGCGGCGGGGTGGGCATGGGCTACTCGCAGCACTCGGGCATGGTGATCGTGGCCGACGGCACGGATGCCGCCGCCAAGCGCCTTGCCCGCGTACTGGTCAACGACAGCGGCAGCGGCGTGATGCGCCACGCCGATGCGGGCTACGAGATCGCCATTGCCACGGCCAAGAAGCAGGGCCTGAACCTGCCCATGGTGAAATAA
- the hutH_2 gene encoding histidine ammonia-lyase — protein MSSITLGDTPLGLRDLVAVARDGARLEISAAAWSRIANAQAIVQRIVASGERAYGISTGLGALSQVLLHGDQLAQLSRNTLLSHACGVGPLLSEAQTRAILVAALANFCQGYSGLQPKVVEGLQALLNLHITPCVPSQGSVGYLTHMAHISVALLGVGDVRWQGRTLPAAEALAANGLQPLVLGAKDGLCLVNGTPCMTGLAALALADIERLADWADVTGAMGFEALKGQIAAFDADILALKPHPGMQHVGQRLRSLLAGSEVIASSYGLRTQDALSLRSMPQIHGACRDQIAHAAKQIETELNSATDNPLLLGTPEAYRVMSQANPHGESVAMACDLLRIAAAELGGVAERRLDRLVNPVLSGLPAFLVAEPGVNSGLMIAQYTAASLVAENRRLAQPVVVDNFVTSGGQEDHLSLGTTAALDLHRSLENLTQILAIEYLLAAQALEFLKDQRFGEGTGRAWQWLRQHVPSFDADRFLAPDIAQAATLLRTPFA, from the coding sequence ATGTCCTCCATCACCCTTGGCGATACACCCCTAGGCTTGCGCGATCTGGTGGCCGTGGCCCGCGATGGTGCGCGGCTGGAGATCTCCGCCGCCGCCTGGAGCCGCATCGCCAACGCCCAGGCCATCGTGCAGCGCATCGTGGCCAGCGGCGAGCGGGCCTACGGCATCAGCACCGGGCTGGGAGCCTTGAGCCAGGTGCTGTTGCACGGCGACCAGTTGGCGCAGTTATCCCGCAACACCTTGCTCAGCCACGCCTGCGGGGTCGGCCCGTTGCTGAGCGAGGCGCAAACCCGCGCCATCCTGGTGGCGGCGCTGGCCAACTTCTGCCAGGGCTATTCGGGTCTGCAGCCCAAGGTGGTGGAAGGGCTGCAGGCGCTGCTGAACCTGCACATCACCCCCTGCGTGCCCTCGCAGGGTTCGGTGGGCTACCTCACCCACATGGCCCATATCAGCGTGGCGCTGCTGGGCGTGGGCGATGTGCGCTGGCAGGGACGCACCCTTCCCGCCGCCGAGGCACTGGCCGCCAATGGCCTGCAGCCGCTGGTGCTGGGCGCGAAGGACGGCCTGTGCCTGGTCAATGGCACGCCCTGCATGACCGGCCTGGCCGCGCTGGCTCTGGCCGACATCGAACGCCTGGCCGACTGGGCCGACGTGACCGGGGCCATGGGTTTTGAAGCCCTGAAGGGGCAAATCGCAGCATTCGATGCCGACATCCTGGCCCTCAAACCCCACCCCGGCATGCAGCACGTAGGCCAGCGTTTGCGCAGCCTGCTGGCGGGCAGCGAGGTGATCGCCAGCAGCTACGGGCTGCGCACGCAAGACGCACTCAGCCTGCGCTCCATGCCGCAGATCCACGGTGCCTGCCGCGACCAGATCGCCCATGCGGCGAAACAGATCGAAACCGAACTCAACTCCGCCACCGACAACCCGCTGCTGCTGGGCACGCCCGAGGCCTACCGCGTGATGTCGCAAGCCAACCCGCACGGCGAGTCGGTGGCCATGGCCTGCGACCTGCTGCGCATTGCGGCAGCCGAGCTGGGCGGCGTGGCCGAGCGGCGGCTGGACCGGCTGGTGAACCCGGTGCTCAGCGGCCTGCCTGCGTTTCTGGTAGCCGAGCCGGGCGTGAACTCGGGCCTGATGATTGCGCAGTACACCGCCGCCTCGCTGGTAGCCGAAAACCGCCGCCTGGCCCAGCCGGTGGTGGTGGACAACTTCGTCACCTCCGGCGGGCAGGAAGACCACCTGAGCCTGGGCACCACCGCCGCGCTGGACCTGCACCGGTCGCTGGAAAACCTCACCCAAATCCTGGCCATCGAATACCTGCTGGCCGCCCAGGCGCTGGAGTTTTTGAAAGACCAACGTTTTGGCGAAGGCACAGGCCGGGCCTGGCAGTGGCTGCGACAGCACGTGCCCTCTTTCGATGCCGACCGTTTTTTAGCCCCCGATATTGCGCAAGCCGCCACGCTGCTGCGCACGCCCTTCGCATGA
- the ves gene encoding protein Ves, giving the protein MIHTFDTAALPATPWKNGGGTTREIVCQPIGAGMDSFDWRVSIATIAAAGPFSAFPGVDRVITLLDGAGVRLFGGGIDHRLDTPCVPFAFSGDVVLGCELLGGASTDFNVMVRRGRVRAEVRVLSAAEDISAPSGLLLAVRGKWQLGNFQCAPGHGLWWDTPVQFAATPQTADVLLVAVHLRKIGP; this is encoded by the coding sequence ATGATCCACACATTCGACACTGCCGCCCTGCCCGCCACACCGTGGAAGAACGGCGGCGGCACCACGCGCGAGATCGTCTGCCAACCCATCGGTGCGGGCATGGACAGTTTTGACTGGCGGGTGAGCATCGCCACCATCGCCGCCGCCGGTCCGTTTTCGGCCTTTCCCGGTGTGGACCGGGTCATCACGTTGCTGGACGGTGCGGGTGTGCGGCTGTTTGGCGGTGGCATCGACCACCGGCTGGACACGCCCTGCGTGCCGTTTGCGTTCTCGGGCGACGTGGTGCTGGGCTGCGAACTGCTGGGCGGTGCATCGACCGATTTCAATGTGATGGTGCGGCGCGGGCGGGTGCGGGCCGAGGTGCGGGTGCTCAGCGCCGCGGAAGACATTTCCGCCCCCAGCGGCCTGCTGCTGGCGGTGCGCGGTAAATGGCAACTGGGCAATTTCCAATGTGCCCCCGGCCACGGGTTGTGGTGGGATACGCCTGTGCAATTCGCCGCCACACCGCAGACCGCCGACGTGCTGCTGGTCGCAGTCCATTTAAGAAAAATAGGCCCCTAG
- the hutI_2 gene encoding imidazolonepropionase: protein MQHLPSVDGIWHHLRLADGGTANALAVQHGQIVWMGDIASLPADLQTLPRTDARNALATPGLVDCHTHLVYGGQRANEFAMRLAGASYEEVAQAGGGIVSSVRATRAASENDLYAQSAPRLQQLLAEGVCAIEIKSGYGLALEHERKQLRVARRLGEDFGVTVRTTFLGAHALPPEYAGRSQEYINVVCNEMLPALAAEGLVDAVDVFCERIGFSLAETEQVFQAAQRLGLPVKLHAEQLSDMGGSALSARYGALSNDHIEHLSVEGIEAMRASGTVAVLLPGAYYTLRDTHLPPIAALRAAGVPMAVSTDHNPGTSPTLSLLLMANMACTLFRLTVPEALAGITTHAARALGLQDTHGTLAVGRPANIVLWDLQDPAELVYWLAHQTPRTVIRQGRVAVDTLGLLQP from the coding sequence ATGCAACACCTCCCCTCTGTCGACGGCATCTGGCACCACCTGCGACTGGCCGATGGAGGTACGGCCAACGCCTTGGCGGTGCAGCACGGCCAGATCGTGTGGATGGGCGACATCGCCTCGCTGCCCGCCGACTTGCAAACCCTGCCCCGCACCGATGCCCGCAATGCGCTGGCCACGCCAGGCCTGGTGGATTGCCACACCCACCTGGTCTACGGCGGCCAGCGGGCGAATGAATTCGCGATGCGCTTGGCGGGCGCGAGCTACGAAGAAGTGGCGCAAGCCGGTGGCGGCATAGTCTCCAGCGTACGGGCCACCCGCGCCGCGAGTGAAAACGATTTGTACGCCCAGTCGGCCCCCCGCCTGCAGCAGTTGCTGGCCGAGGGCGTGTGCGCCATCGAGATCAAATCCGGCTACGGCCTGGCGCTGGAACACGAGCGCAAGCAGTTGCGCGTAGCCCGCCGTCTGGGCGAAGACTTCGGTGTGACCGTGCGCACCACCTTCTTGGGCGCGCACGCCCTGCCGCCCGAGTACGCGGGCCGCAGCCAGGAGTACATCAACGTCGTTTGCAATGAAATGCTGCCCGCCCTGGCCGCCGAGGGGCTGGTGGACGCGGTGGACGTGTTCTGCGAGCGCATCGGCTTCTCGCTGGCCGAGACCGAGCAGGTGTTCCAGGCCGCGCAGCGCTTGGGCTTGCCGGTGAAGCTGCATGCGGAGCAACTCTCCGACATGGGCGGCTCGGCCCTGTCGGCACGGTATGGGGCCTTATCAAACGATCACATCGAACACCTGTCTGTGGAAGGCATTGAAGCCATGCGCGCATCCGGCACGGTGGCCGTTTTGCTGCCCGGCGCGTACTACACGCTGCGCGACACGCACCTGCCGCCCATTGCCGCCCTGCGCGCCGCCGGTGTGCCCATGGCCGTATCCACCGATCACAACCCCGGCACCTCGCCCACCCTGAGCCTGCTGCTGATGGCCAACATGGCCTGCACCCTGTTCCGCCTGACCGTGCCCGAGGCGCTGGCCGGCATCACCACCCACGCGGCCCGGGCCCTGGGCCTGCAAGACACGCACGGCACCCTGGCCGTGGGGCGGCCTGCCAACATCGTCCTGTGGGACCTGCAAGACCCCGCCGAGCTGGTCTACTGGCTGGCGCACCAGACTCCCCGCACCGTGATTCGGCAAGGGCGGGTGGCGGTGGATACCCTTGGGTTGCTGCAGCCATGA
- a CDS encoding IS481 family transposase ISBxe3 — MPWTPKDLMDIKQEFVELARKEGANRRELCRRFGISPKTGYALLARYAQEGVGAYAPRSRKPLHSPARTSPTLELAVTQLRVQHPAWGGRKIARRLAELGHADVPPPSTVTAILHRHGLITPQASAAAQHWRRFEHEQPNALWQIDFKGDFDTLQGRCYPLTLLDDHSRFNLVLQACPSVATTSVQPHLAQVFERYGLPLRVNADNGAPWGSPRQPGQTLSELSIWLIRLGIRVSHSAPYHPQTNGKIERFHRSLKAEVLAGRSFAGLAQAQLAFEHWRGIYNHERPHDALELQTPAQRYQSSPRSYCATLAPIEYPQEDTVAMVNWNGEVRFKGFKLRVSSALFKLPIAFREDPEQVGCYNVFFCHQRFMQVDLKALQATT; from the coding sequence ATGCCTTGGACACCGAAAGACCTAATGGACATAAAGCAAGAATTCGTTGAGCTGGCCCGCAAAGAAGGAGCCAACCGGCGCGAGCTGTGTCGCCGCTTTGGCATTAGCCCCAAGACTGGCTATGCGCTGCTGGCACGTTACGCCCAGGAGGGGGTAGGTGCGTACGCACCCCGCTCCCGCAAGCCTTTGCACAGCCCTGCGCGCACTTCGCCCACGCTGGAGCTTGCCGTCACGCAACTGCGCGTACAGCATCCTGCATGGGGTGGACGCAAGATTGCCCGCCGCTTGGCCGAGCTGGGCCATGCCGATGTGCCTCCGCCCAGCACTGTCACGGCCATCCTGCACCGCCATGGCTTGATCACCCCCCAGGCCAGCGCGGCCGCCCAGCACTGGCGGCGCTTCGAACACGAGCAACCCAATGCGCTATGGCAAATCGACTTCAAGGGCGACTTCGATACCTTGCAAGGGCGCTGCTATCCGCTGACCTTGCTGGACGACCATTCGCGCTTCAACCTGGTACTGCAAGCCTGTCCCAGTGTGGCCACCACCAGTGTGCAGCCCCACTTGGCCCAGGTATTCGAGCGCTATGGCCTACCGCTGCGTGTGAATGCCGACAACGGAGCCCCTTGGGGCAGCCCTCGCCAGCCCGGGCAGACCTTGAGCGAGCTCAGTATCTGGTTGATCCGCCTGGGTATCCGGGTCAGCCACAGTGCGCCGTACCACCCGCAAACCAACGGCAAGATCGAGCGCTTCCACCGCTCGCTCAAAGCCGAGGTACTGGCAGGGCGCAGCTTTGCAGGCTTGGCGCAAGCGCAATTGGCTTTCGAGCACTGGCGCGGCATCTACAACCACGAGCGGCCCCACGATGCGTTGGAGCTACAGACCCCGGCCCAGCGCTACCAGAGCAGCCCAAGGAGCTATTGCGCCACGCTGGCACCGATCGAGTACCCCCAAGAGGACACGGTGGCCATGGTCAACTGGAATGGAGAAGTCCGTTTCAAGGGTTTCAAGCTGCGGGTATCCAGTGCGCTGTTCAAGCTACCGATTGCCTTCCGAGAAGACCCCGAACAGGTCGGCTGCTACAACGTTTTCTTCTGCCACCAGCGCTTCATGCAGGTCGACTTGAAAGCTTTGCAGGCTACCACCTGA
- a CDS encoding 8-oxoguanine deaminase, giving the protein MTSLYTKSALLPTGWATNVLLQWNVNGELTAVTPNSTPGSTPQAAGPVLPGLPNLHSHAFQRAMAGLTEFRGAAQDSFWSWRTLMYQFAARLSPEQVESIATWLYIEMLEAGYTSVCEFHYLHHSADGTPYADDAELSKALLRAAKTAGIAITLLPVLYQTSGFGGTPPTTGQRRFIRSTDSMLRLLETLKPLCDAQGARLGLAPHSLRAVPPDSLREAVAGLHAMDASAPVHIHIAEQTAEVDACLAWSGQRPVEWLLDHAPVDARWCLIHATHMVDAEYQRAAASGPVAGICPSTEANLGDGLFDMPRWLGAGGAWGLGSDSHACVNAAEELMLLEYGQRLQFRQRNVLASADHSQVATATLLQAVAGGAQASGRAAKGLAVGQRADFCVLDAQHLALAGLNAPEMLSAHIFASHRTSALEAVWVGGQQRVSQGRHPLHDAAAAAFVQARTQLTQG; this is encoded by the coding sequence ATGACAAGCCTTTACACAAAAAGCGCCCTACTCCCCACAGGCTGGGCCACAAACGTCCTCCTCCAATGGAACGTCAACGGTGAACTCACAGCAGTCACCCCCAACTCCACCCCTGGCAGTACGCCCCAAGCAGCAGGCCCCGTCCTCCCCGGCCTGCCCAACCTCCACAGCCACGCCTTCCAGCGCGCCATGGCCGGTCTCACAGAATTCCGGGGTGCCGCCCAAGACAGCTTCTGGAGCTGGCGCACGCTGATGTACCAGTTCGCCGCCCGCCTCTCCCCCGAACAGGTCGAATCCATAGCCACCTGGCTCTACATCGAAATGCTGGAAGCGGGCTACACGTCGGTCTGCGAATTCCATTACCTGCACCACAGCGCCGACGGCACGCCCTACGCCGACGATGCCGAGCTGTCCAAAGCGCTGCTGCGCGCTGCAAAAACGGCAGGCATCGCCATCACCCTGCTCCCCGTGCTCTACCAAACCAGCGGCTTCGGCGGCACGCCGCCCACCACCGGCCAGCGCAGATTCATCCGCTCCACCGACTCCATGCTGCGCCTGCTGGAAACGCTGAAACCCCTGTGCGATGCCCAAGGCGCAAGGCTGGGATTAGCCCCCCACTCCCTGCGCGCCGTCCCCCCCGACAGCCTGCGCGAGGCCGTGGCCGGGCTGCACGCCATGGACGCATCCGCGCCCGTGCACATCCACATAGCAGAGCAAACCGCCGAGGTCGATGCCTGCCTGGCCTGGAGCGGTCAGCGCCCGGTGGAGTGGCTGCTGGACCACGCGCCGGTCGATGCGCGCTGGTGCCTCATCCACGCCACCCACATGGTTGACGCCGAATACCAGCGCGCAGCGGCCAGCGGCCCGGTGGCGGGCATCTGCCCCAGCACCGAGGCGAACCTGGGCGACGGCCTGTTCGACATGCCACGCTGGCTTGGTGCAGGCGGGGCCTGGGGCCTGGGCTCCGACAGCCATGCCTGCGTCAACGCCGCCGAAGAGCTGATGCTGCTCGAATACGGCCAGCGCCTGCAGTTCCGCCAGCGCAATGTGCTGGCCAGCGCCGACCACAGCCAGGTCGCCACCGCCACCCTGCTGCAAGCCGTGGCGGGAGGCGCGCAGGCCTCGGGCCGCGCTGCGAAGGGGCTTGCCGTAGGTCAGCGCGCCGACTTCTGCGTGCTCGACGCGCAGCACCTGGCGCTGGCAGGGTTGAACGCGCCCGAGATGCTGTCAGCCCACATCTTCGCCAGCCACCGCACATCGGCGCTGGAGGCCGTCTGGGTCGGCGGTCAGCAACGCGTTAGCCAAGGCCGCCACCCGCTGCACGACGCAGCCGCCGCTGCCTTCGTCCAAGCCCGCACCCAACTCACGCAAGGTTAA